The following proteins are encoded in a genomic region of Caldisericum sp.:
- a CDS encoding DUF59 domain-containing protein — MNDLEKKVMEALKKVKDPETNMDILSENLVYGFTINDKHIKVFVSFEASTSTCNFCRALSWIIVDKISEQIVRALKEIGFEGVEIVEELNPKIVYKIG; from the coding sequence ATGAACGATTTAGAGAAAAAAGTAATGGAGGCTCTTAAAAAAGTTAAAGACCCTGAAACAAACATGGATATACTGTCAGAAAACCTTGTTTATGGTTTTACAATTAATGATAAACATATAAAAGTTTTTGTTTCTTTTGAAGCCTCCACTTCAACATGCAATTTTTGCAGAGCTTTATCCTGGATAATTGTTGATAAAATTTCTGAGCAAATTGTAAGAGCCCTCAAGGAAATAGGCTTTGAAGGTGTAGAGATAGTAGAGGAACTCAATCCTAAAATAGTTTATAAAATCGGATAA